The Verrucomicrobium spinosum DSM 4136 = JCM 18804 DNA segment TTCCCGTTTCCTCCCTGCGCGAGGCAGAGGAAGCTTTTTTGACGTCATCCATCCGCGAAATCCATCCCATTTCGCATGTGGACGACATTCCCCTTTCCCTATGCCCTGGCCCAAAAAGCCTCCAATTGAGGGGCTTGTTCAGGAAGCTCATCAGCGCTCACACTGACCCGTGAAACGCTCGTGCCAAAAACAGGCCCATCTGCCCCACCAAGGCATCATGGAGAACCCCAGCAAAACAACCAAGAAACCCTAACCCACCCACTAACTATGGCCAAAGATCCAAACAACCGTAACATCACCCGGATTGAAAACACCGGTGGTGAAGGCAAGCGCCCCGTGCGCGGCTTCGAAGTCCGCATCTATCGTCGCGGACAACGCTTCAACCAGTTCTTCTCTGACTCCGCCCATGGCGGCAAGAAGGGCGCCCTGGAGCAGGCTCGCACCGTTCGCGACAAGATGGAGAAGAAACTCAAACCCTACACCCGGCGTGAACTCGCGGAAAAGATCTCCGCCCGCAACACCTCCGGCTACCGTGGTGTCCGTCTCCGCAAGACCATCGTGACCAAAGACGACAAGAAATATGTCTATGAGCACGTTGAGGCTTCCTGGAGCCCCGAACCTGGTAAAGTGGTGAAGAAGTCCTTCTCCGTCGCCAAGCTCGGTCTCGACAAGGCTTGGGAACTTGC contains these protein-coding regions:
- a CDS encoding AP2 domain-containing protein, whose translation is MAKDPNNRNITRIENTGGEGKRPVRGFEVRIYRRGQRFNQFFSDSAHGGKKGALEQARTVRDKMEKKLKPYTRRELAEKISARNTSGYRGVRLRKTIVTKDDKKYVYEHVEASWSPEPGKVVKKSFSVAKLGLDKAWELAVECRKKAVSKIKG